A single region of the Candidatus Neomarinimicrobiota bacterium genome encodes:
- a CDS encoding PorV/PorQ family protein, which yields MYKPIITRLLIIMMILASGSYLTGQNKKLGQTGFQFLSVTSDARAAGMGGAMTTVEAYSASLFFNPAGMARVPNLLDVRFNQNEWIADIMHNSFSLSFRPGGGEYGVFGLSLLSVDYGDIQGTMVAENEQGYVETETFTPSALAVGIGYARALTDKFSVGAHLKSAHQSLGKSVIPVTDTTNTLIKNLARATAFDFGTIYFTGFKSLAFGMSVRNFSDEIKFESEGFQLPLTFRIGVSMDVLDLLPEKTFQSLLVSLDAVHPRSYPEYVDLGMEYTLAGMFAVRSGYLFNREEQGLTVGVGVQKRLKNIFFAVDYSSSPFGVFGNIQRLSLQFSL from the coding sequence ATGTACAAACCTATCATAACCCGGTTGCTCATCATCATGATGATTCTCGCATCAGGGTCATACCTGACGGGACAGAACAAGAAACTGGGCCAGACGGGATTCCAATTCCTGAGTGTGACTTCCGATGCCCGGGCTGCCGGTATGGGTGGGGCCATGACCACCGTGGAAGCCTATTCCGCCTCACTGTTCTTCAATCCTGCCGGCATGGCAAGAGTGCCCAACCTTCTCGACGTGAGATTCAATCAGAACGAATGGATTGCCGACATTATGCACAACTCGTTCAGTCTTTCATTCAGACCGGGTGGTGGAGAATACGGTGTTTTCGGACTCAGCCTCCTTTCAGTGGACTACGGAGACATCCAGGGAACCATGGTCGCCGAGAACGAGCAAGGCTATGTGGAAACGGAAACATTCACTCCGTCGGCCCTCGCAGTGGGTATCGGATATGCCAGGGCTCTTACCGACAAATTCTCCGTTGGAGCCCATCTCAAGTCTGCGCACCAGTCTCTCGGGAAAAGCGTGATACCCGTGACAGATACGACCAATACATTGATCAAGAATCTGGCAAGGGCGACCGCGTTCGATTTCGGCACTATCTACTTTACAGGATTCAAAAGTCTCGCTTTCGGCATGTCCGTCCGCAATTTTTCCGATGAGATCAAGTTCGAGTCCGAAGGATTTCAGCTGCCGCTGACCTTCAGAATCGGGGTATCCATGGACGTCCTGGATTTGCTTCCTGAAAAAACCTTCCAGTCTCTTCTCGTTTCTCTCGATGCGGTTCATCCCCGGTCATATCCCGAGTACGTGGACCTTGGAATGGAATATACCCTAGCGGGCATGTTTGCCGTCCGAAGCGGTTATCTGTTCAACCGTGAGGAGCAAGGATTAACGGTAGGTGTGGGGGTCCAAAAACGGTTGAAAAACATCTTCTTTGCTGTGGACTATTCCTCGTCTCCATTCGGCGTGTTTGGCAACATTCAGAGGTTATCACTCCAGTTTTCACTGTAA
- a CDS encoding IPT/TIG domain-containing protein, with the protein MKQLSAERNVTWILSLFVISIFSACEEPEYPESIWEGDDVGEAYPSISLVQPEDGSLAGVGEVTIIGENFSADSADNIVFFDGSLATILSASEMELLVRAPDLSGDSLTIKVAVTGAFEFAEYHPYKLEPAVTEYGAFGEFDDIYAMAMDTDENLYISIYARTITMVDSTEEKSEYASWGGPPLILAGMKMGPDGYLYFAANRTQLYRINPDDGSRETFAVFEEKVLDLDFDSDLNLYAAGKEGRVFLTTPEGDTATVAQYDTEIEFNCVRVFGDHVYLTGESPTQKAIWRNEIEDGGTLGPGELVFDWDEFAGDLGPSIQAITFAEDGTLFIGSNREEALYALEPPYSESTPEPLYPQVLVPPASWLSWGNGKYLYVNRHSDDTAQRRVLKVNMKQEGAPYYGRQ; encoded by the coding sequence ATGAAACAATTGAGTGCAGAGAGGAATGTGACATGGATCCTCTCTTTGTTTGTCATTTCCATCTTCTCCGCTTGCGAAGAACCGGAATACCCGGAAAGTATCTGGGAGGGTGACGATGTGGGTGAAGCGTATCCTTCCATCTCTCTTGTTCAACCCGAGGACGGTTCACTGGCAGGTGTGGGTGAAGTCACCATAATCGGAGAAAATTTCTCCGCCGATTCTGCGGACAATATCGTCTTCTTTGACGGATCATTGGCAACCATCCTGAGCGCCAGTGAAATGGAACTGCTGGTGAGGGCACCCGATCTTTCGGGAGATTCACTCACCATCAAGGTAGCTGTGACCGGGGCATTCGAGTTCGCAGAGTATCACCCATATAAGCTGGAACCCGCCGTAACTGAATACGGAGCTTTTGGCGAGTTTGACGACATCTACGCCATGGCTATGGATACCGATGAAAACCTCTATATTTCGATCTATGCTCGTACCATTACGATGGTTGATTCAACAGAGGAGAAAAGTGAGTACGCTTCCTGGGGCGGTCCTCCCTTGATATTAGCAGGGATGAAAATGGGGCCTGACGGGTATCTCTACTTTGCCGCCAACCGAACCCAGCTTTACAGGATCAATCCCGACGACGGTTCCCGTGAAACTTTCGCCGTTTTTGAAGAAAAGGTCCTCGACCTGGATTTCGATTCCGACTTGAACCTGTACGCTGCGGGGAAAGAAGGAAGGGTTTTCCTGACCACCCCTGAAGGTGACACCGCAACCGTCGCCCAATATGACACAGAGATTGAGTTTAACTGCGTGCGAGTCTTCGGAGACCATGTATACCTGACGGGAGAATCACCAACACAAAAAGCTATCTGGCGAAACGAAATCGAAGATGGAGGAACATTGGGTCCCGGCGAACTTGTTTTTGACTGGGATGAGTTTGCAGGGGACCTGGGTCCATCAATTCAGGCAATTACTTTCGCAGAGGACGGAACCCTGTTCATAGGGTCGAACAGGGAGGAGGCCCTGTATGCCCTGGAACCTCCGTATAGCGAGTCCACACCCGAACCTCTCTATCCACAGGTTCTAGTACCCCCCGCCAGCTGGTTGTCCTGGGGCAATGGCAAGTACCTGTACGTAAACCGCCACAGCGATGACACTGCCCAACGACGCGTCCTCAAAGTGAACATGAAACAGGAGGGCGCCCCGTACTACGGAAGGCAATAA
- a CDS encoding TonB-dependent receptor, giving the protein MLGGITGKIAGRIADAQSGDGLAGVNVVIQESEMGAATDNSGYYVILNVPPGDYMLKASMIGYSDVTATNVVVVMGQTTTLDLKMETEVLAAEEVTIVAERPVVVRDVSNSQLNVTSETIENMPILDVTEVIGLQAGIQGMTVRGGSARQTAFVVDGIVLNDERSNDPYTSVSFGSISEVQVQTGGFNAEYGDARSGIINVVTKGGGRDRYSGSIILRYRPPGKKHFGPSVDDPNTFFTRPYLDPEVCYTGTDNGTWDAYTQRQYPAFEGWNTVSQATLQDSDPTNDLTPEGARRLFRWQHRRNSNIVKPDQTLDVTIGGPVPWIGKELGDLRFHFSYRDLKEMFIIPLARKSYDANIGRLKLTTDINPETKLTLTGMYGETHSVSPYQWQTTPTGDVLRSPYEIANYVSSSSGNSIIYMPGWFSPSTIYRTILGATFSRVLSSRTFYEVYLQHNRNRYNTYKMADRDTTRKYEILPGYFVDEAPFGYWGYGVTSIEGMRIGGWMNLGRDSSVVSTTTLRFNFTSQLNSTNQIKSGLKVTFNNYDINSSTESPSMTTWTRDQVYEVHPFRIGVYAQDKLEFEGFIANVGLRLDYSDANSPRYELDFYDPYFKEGYGHLIEEEVPVDNAEPQWSLSPRLGVSHPITDNSKLYFNYGHFRQEPSSTYRFRIQREYNGLVTSIGEPDLRLEKTVSYELGYTHYLFNRLLLNIAAYYKDVTNEHGWITYQNINNSVQYLRASDNNYEDIRGLEFTLDKRVGRWVTGFVNYTYEVRTYGYFGLTEYYEDPNRQREYLRQNPYQERPHPRPYMRANLDIHSPERFGPELNGVYALGDWNVNLLATWRAGAFTTYNPNSGPGIVDNVQWKDSHNIDLRVTKSLRIGGQEMQLFVDLTNVLNSRFLSYAGFSDNFDYLDYMESLHFAWEEGVENGNDRVGEYRETQVNYIPMQSVSSLDVVLDPELPVLYYDLETERYVQFVENEWMERDESWIKREVIDKKAYIDMPNLTYFTYLNPRNVKLGIKVSF; this is encoded by the coding sequence ATTCTCGGGGGCATCACTGGGAAGATTGCAGGAAGGATTGCTGATGCTCAAAGTGGTGATGGACTCGCAGGCGTAAATGTGGTCATTCAGGAAAGTGAGATGGGAGCTGCGACGGACAACAGCGGCTATTACGTCATACTCAATGTTCCCCCGGGGGACTATATGCTGAAAGCTTCCATGATCGGATACTCCGACGTAACCGCAACGAATGTTGTGGTGGTGATGGGTCAGACGACCACGCTCGACCTGAAGATGGAAACCGAGGTGCTGGCCGCGGAAGAAGTCACCATTGTCGCCGAGCGTCCCGTTGTGGTAAGGGATGTTTCAAACAGCCAGCTGAATGTCACCTCCGAGACCATTGAGAACATGCCCATCCTCGATGTTACGGAGGTGATTGGGCTCCAGGCCGGAATTCAGGGAATGACGGTCCGGGGAGGAAGTGCCCGCCAGACCGCTTTCGTGGTAGACGGGATTGTCCTGAATGACGAACGTTCAAACGATCCCTACACCTCAGTGAGTTTCGGCAGTATTAGTGAAGTCCAGGTGCAAACCGGCGGATTTAACGCCGAATACGGAGATGCAAGGTCGGGCATCATCAATGTTGTCACCAAAGGGGGCGGGAGGGATAGATACAGTGGCTCCATTATTCTCCGGTACAGACCCCCAGGCAAGAAACACTTCGGTCCATCGGTAGACGACCCAAACACCTTTTTCACACGCCCTTACCTGGATCCTGAAGTTTGCTACACGGGAACCGACAATGGTACCTGGGATGCTTACACCCAGAGGCAGTATCCGGCTTTTGAAGGATGGAATACCGTTTCTCAAGCGACACTTCAGGACAGCGATCCCACAAACGACCTGACACCTGAGGGGGCAAGACGACTTTTCAGGTGGCAGCACAGGAGAAACAGCAATATTGTGAAACCGGATCAGACCCTTGATGTCACGATAGGGGGACCCGTGCCCTGGATTGGCAAGGAGCTGGGAGATCTCCGTTTCCATTTTTCATACCGGGATCTCAAGGAAATGTTCATTATCCCCCTGGCCCGGAAAAGCTATGATGCGAATATAGGTCGTCTCAAGCTCACCACGGACATAAACCCGGAAACGAAATTGACGTTGACCGGAATGTACGGTGAAACCCATTCCGTTTCTCCATACCAGTGGCAGACCACACCCACGGGAGACGTTCTCAGATCCCCCTATGAGATCGCGAACTATGTAAGCAGCAGTTCCGGGAACAGTATCATCTATATGCCCGGTTGGTTCAGTCCCAGCACAATCTATCGAACTATATTGGGAGCGACATTCAGTCGCGTGCTGAGTTCAAGAACGTTTTACGAGGTGTATCTTCAGCACAACAGAAATCGGTACAACACCTACAAAATGGCAGACCGGGACACAACGCGAAAGTATGAGATCCTGCCCGGCTATTTTGTGGATGAGGCACCGTTCGGATACTGGGGCTATGGCGTGACCAGCATAGAGGGCATGAGGATTGGCGGATGGATGAACCTTGGACGCGACTCCAGTGTTGTGTCTACGACCACCCTCCGTTTCAATTTTACCAGTCAGCTCAATAGCACCAATCAGATTAAGAGCGGACTCAAGGTGACGTTCAATAACTACGACATCAACTCCTCCACCGAGAGTCCGTCCATGACAACCTGGACGCGAGATCAGGTTTATGAGGTCCACCCCTTTAGAATTGGAGTGTACGCTCAAGATAAACTGGAATTCGAAGGGTTTATCGCCAACGTGGGACTTCGTCTTGACTACTCCGACGCAAACTCGCCCCGGTATGAATTGGACTTTTATGACCCTTATTTCAAGGAAGGTTACGGACACCTGATTGAGGAAGAGGTACCGGTCGACAATGCGGAACCCCAATGGAGTTTGAGTCCCCGTCTGGGGGTGTCGCACCCCATTACCGACAATTCCAAGCTCTACTTCAATTATGGCCATTTTCGCCAGGAGCCTTCCTCTACCTACCGATTCAGGATTCAGCGGGAGTACAATGGACTCGTGACATCCATCGGGGAGCCAGATCTGCGGCTGGAGAAGACGGTCTCCTACGAATTGGGCTATACACACTATCTCTTCAACCGGCTTCTTCTGAATATTGCCGCTTATTACAAGGATGTGACGAACGAACACGGTTGGATCACCTATCAAAACATCAATAATTCGGTTCAGTACCTGAGGGCTTCAGATAATAATTATGAAGATATTCGCGGACTGGAATTCACGCTCGACAAGCGGGTAGGAAGATGGGTGACCGGTTTTGTCAACTATACCTACGAAGTGAGAACTTACGGATATTTTGGCCTGACTGAGTACTATGAGGATCCCAACAGACAGCGGGAATACCTGAGACAGAACCCCTATCAGGAAAGACCTCACCCCAGACCCTACATGCGAGCCAATCTCGATATTCATTCTCCTGAAAGATTTGGCCCGGAGCTCAACGGGGTCTACGCATTGGGAGATTGGAACGTCAATCTACTTGCAACCTGGCGAGCTGGTGCATTCACGACCTATAATCCCAACAGCGGACCCGGAATAGTGGATAATGTCCAGTGGAAAGACAGCCACAATATCGATCTCCGGGTGACAAAATCGTTGCGGATTGGAGGTCAAGAAATGCAGTTGTTCGTGGATCTCACAAACGTCTTGAATTCCAGATTCTTAAGCTACGCAGGTTTTTCCGACAATTTCGACTATCTCGACTACATGGAATCGCTGCACTTTGCCTGGGAGG